A single region of the Serinus canaria isolate serCan28SL12 chromosome 1, serCan2020, whole genome shotgun sequence genome encodes:
- the WASF3 gene encoding actin-binding protein WASF3 isoform X1 — protein sequence MPLVKRNIEPRHLCRGALPEGITSELECVTNSTLAAIIRQLSSLSKHAEDIFGELFNEANSFYIRANSLQDRIDRLAVKVTQLDSTVEEVSLQDINMKKAFKSSTVQDQQVVSKNSIPNPVADIYNQSDKPPPLNILSPYRDDKKDGLKFYTDPSYFFDLWKEKMLQDTEDKRKEKRRQKREKHKLNPNRNQQINVRKVRTRKEEWERRKMGIEFMSDAKKMEQAGSMKEDKMPKGSHASDVTDYSYPATPNHSLHQQIAMPSYGAGDGPQYMAASQSHEHEYRPPSTTVRHATLNRPQQPPPPPPQPSDGQHSSVPVVPAEYGMLPAQMVDYYNPTGPPPPPPPPMIPSAQTAFVSPLQLPVPPSHSGLVTGSTYAATHPPPSGGLVVTAPPPPGPPPPPPGPPAAGASLSSSPMHAPPASEVKQAPMSDARSDLLAAIRMGIQLKKVQEQREQEAKREPVGNDVATILSRRIAVEYSDSDDDSEFDENDWSD from the exons GCAAACATGCTGAAGATATATTTGGCGAATTGTTTAATGAGGCCAACAGCTTCTACATCAGAGCAAATTCCCTCCAAGACAGAATTGATCGCCTTGCTGTCAAAGTCACCCAGCTGGATTCAACAGTGGAAGAGG TATCCTTACAGGACATCAACATGAAAAAAGCATTCAAGAGCTCAACAGTTCAAGACCAGCAGGTAGTTTCAAAGAACAGCATTCCAAACCCGGTGGCTGATATTTATAATCAAAGTGACAAACCACCACCTCTGAATATTCTTTCACCTTATAG ggatgATAAGAAAGATGGACTGAAGTTCTATACCGatccttcctatttttttgatctttggaaagaaaaaatgttacagGATACCGAAGATAAGcgaaaagaaaagaggagacaGAAG AGAGAGAAACACAAGCTGAATCCAAACAGAAACCAGCAAATTAATGTGAGAAAAGtaagaacaagaaaagaagagtgggaaagaaggaaaatgggcATTGAGTTCATGAGTGACGCAAAGAAAATGGAACAGGCAGGAAGCATGAAAGAGGACAAAATGCCCAAAGg GTCCCATGCATCCGATGTTACAGATTATTCTTATCCTGCTACTCCGAATCATTCCCTCCATCAGCAGATAGCAATGCCTTCCTATGGAGCAGGAGATGGTCCACAGTACATGGCAGCATCCCAAAGCCACGAGCATGAATACCGACCACCCTCCACCACTGTACGACACGCCACTTTAAACAGACCTCAGCAaccacctccacctccacccCAGCCTTCAGatggccagcacagctcagtaCCTGTGGTACCAGCAGAATATGG GATGCTCCCAGCTCAGATGGTGGATTATTACAATCCTACAGgtcctccccctcctcctccccctcctaTGATTCCTTCAGCACAAACTGCATTTGTTAGTCCTCTTCAGCTTCCTGTGCCACCTTCCCATTCCGGACTGGTGACTGGCTCTACATATGCAGCTActcatcctcctccttctgGTGGGCTTGTTGtcactgctcctcctcctcctggcccacctcctccccctccaggccctcctgctgcaggtgcatccctctcttcctcccccaTGCACGCTCCTCCGGCGTCGGAGGTGAAGCAGGCACCGATGAGCGATGCACGGAGTGATCTGCTGGCTGCCATCAGGATGG GAATTCAGCTGAAAAAGGTGCAGGAGCAGCGTGAGCAGGAGGCGAAGCGCGAGCCCGTTGGCAATGACGTGGCCACCATCCTGTCGAGGCGCATTGCCGTGGAGTACAGCGATTCCGACGACGACTCCGAGTTTGACGAGAACGACTGGTCAGATTGA
- the WASF3 gene encoding actin-binding protein WASF3 isoform X2, with product MPLVKRNIEPRHLCRGALPEGITSELECVTNSTLAAIIRQLSSLSKHAEDIFGELFNEANSFYIRANSLQDRIDRLAVKVTQLDSTVEEVSLQDINMKKAFKSSTVQDQQVVSKNSIPNPVADIYNQSDKPPPLNILSPYRDDKKDGLKFYTDPSYFFDLWKEKMLQDTEDKRKEKRRQKEQKRIDGTTREVKKVRKARNRRQEWNMMAYDKELRPDNRLSQSVYHGASSEGSLSPDTRSHASDVTDYSYPATPNHSLHQQIAMPSYGAGDGPQYMAASQSHEHEYRPPSTTVRHATLNRPQQPPPPPPQPSDGQHSSVPVVPAEYGMLPAQMVDYYNPTGPPPPPPPPMIPSAQTAFVSPLQLPVPPSHSGLVTGSTYAATHPPPSGGLVVTAPPPPGPPPPPPGPPAAGASLSSSPMHAPPASEVKQAPMSDARSDLLAAIRMGIQLKKVQEQREQEAKREPVGNDVATILSRRIAVEYSDSDDDSEFDENDWSD from the exons GCAAACATGCTGAAGATATATTTGGCGAATTGTTTAATGAGGCCAACAGCTTCTACATCAGAGCAAATTCCCTCCAAGACAGAATTGATCGCCTTGCTGTCAAAGTCACCCAGCTGGATTCAACAGTGGAAGAGG TATCCTTACAGGACATCAACATGAAAAAAGCATTCAAGAGCTCAACAGTTCAAGACCAGCAGGTAGTTTCAAAGAACAGCATTCCAAACCCGGTGGCTGATATTTATAATCAAAGTGACAAACCACCACCTCTGAATATTCTTTCACCTTATAG ggatgATAAGAAAGATGGACTGAAGTTCTATACCGatccttcctatttttttgatctttggaaagaaaaaatgttacagGATACCGAAGATAAGcgaaaagaaaagaggagacaGAAG GAGCAAAAGCGTATAGATGGCACCACCCGTGAGGTGAAAAAGGTTAGAAAAGCCAGGAACAGACGCCAGGAGTGGAATATGATGGCTTATGACAAAGAGCTTAGACCTGACAACAGGTTGTCTCAAAGTGTGTACCATGGAGCATCTTCCGAGGGATCACTGTCCCCAGATACTAG GTCCCATGCATCCGATGTTACAGATTATTCTTATCCTGCTACTCCGAATCATTCCCTCCATCAGCAGATAGCAATGCCTTCCTATGGAGCAGGAGATGGTCCACAGTACATGGCAGCATCCCAAAGCCACGAGCATGAATACCGACCACCCTCCACCACTGTACGACACGCCACTTTAAACAGACCTCAGCAaccacctccacctccacccCAGCCTTCAGatggccagcacagctcagtaCCTGTGGTACCAGCAGAATATGG GATGCTCCCAGCTCAGATGGTGGATTATTACAATCCTACAGgtcctccccctcctcctccccctcctaTGATTCCTTCAGCACAAACTGCATTTGTTAGTCCTCTTCAGCTTCCTGTGCCACCTTCCCATTCCGGACTGGTGACTGGCTCTACATATGCAGCTActcatcctcctccttctgGTGGGCTTGTTGtcactgctcctcctcctcctggcccacctcctccccctccaggccctcctgctgcaggtgcatccctctcttcctcccccaTGCACGCTCCTCCGGCGTCGGAGGTGAAGCAGGCACCGATGAGCGATGCACGGAGTGATCTGCTGGCTGCCATCAGGATGG GAATTCAGCTGAAAAAGGTGCAGGAGCAGCGTGAGCAGGAGGCGAAGCGCGAGCCCGTTGGCAATGACGTGGCCACCATCCTGTCGAGGCGCATTGCCGTGGAGTACAGCGATTCCGACGACGACTCCGAGTTTGACGAGAACGACTGGTCAGATTGA